A DNA window from Paenibacillus andongensis contains the following coding sequences:
- a CDS encoding glutamate synthase subunit beta produces MGKPTGFIEHRREVATEAAPLVRIGHWKEFATPLTEDKLQTQGSRCMDCGIPFCHTGALISGMAAGCPVNNLIPEWNDLVYRGQWREALDRLHKTNNFPEFTGRVCPAPCEGSCTVGLKDTPVTIKSIEKAIIDKGFAEGWITPEPPEVRTGKKVAIVGSGPSGLAAAAQLNKAGHWVTVFERADRVGGLLMYGIPNMKLDKKYVQRRVDLLEAEGVTFVTGAHVGVNYPIEKLQEEFDAIVLCGGATKGRDLPIEGRELGGVHLAMEFLSKNTKSLLDSEHADGAFISAEGKDVIVIGGGDTGTDCVGTSLRHKAKSVTQFEIMPKSPDTRPANNPWPEWPKVHKVDYGQQEAAAVQGEDPRQYLINTKKFVGDENGNLKELHTVLIEWQKNEKGGFVPVEVPGSEKVYPAQLVLIAMGFTGPENTVLDQLGVVKDERSNAKADYGKFATSVDGIFAAGDMRRGQSLVVWAINEGRAAAREVDRYLMGSSNLP; encoded by the coding sequence ATGGGTAAACCAACTGGTTTTATAGAACATCGTCGTGAAGTGGCAACTGAAGCTGCTCCCCTGGTCCGAATTGGCCATTGGAAAGAGTTTGCGACGCCGCTGACGGAAGATAAATTGCAGACGCAAGGTTCAAGATGTATGGATTGTGGGATTCCATTCTGTCACACAGGGGCATTGATCAGCGGCATGGCCGCTGGTTGCCCGGTCAATAACCTCATTCCGGAATGGAATGATTTGGTGTACCGCGGTCAGTGGAGAGAAGCACTGGATCGTCTGCATAAAACGAACAACTTCCCTGAGTTCACTGGGCGTGTATGTCCGGCGCCATGCGAAGGTTCGTGTACGGTAGGTCTGAAGGATACACCGGTTACGATCAAAAGCATCGAGAAAGCCATTATTGATAAAGGCTTCGCTGAGGGCTGGATTACACCTGAGCCTCCGGAAGTGCGCACAGGCAAAAAAGTTGCTATCGTAGGCTCGGGTCCATCCGGACTCGCTGCAGCAGCGCAGCTGAACAAAGCTGGACACTGGGTAACCGTGTTCGAGCGTGCGGACCGCGTGGGCGGACTGCTCATGTACGGTATTCCGAACATGAAGCTGGATAAAAAGTACGTCCAGCGCCGTGTGGACCTGCTGGAAGCCGAGGGCGTCACATTCGTTACCGGCGCTCATGTGGGTGTGAACTATCCCATCGAGAAGCTGCAAGAAGAGTTCGATGCCATCGTTCTATGCGGCGGGGCAACCAAAGGCCGCGATCTTCCGATCGAAGGGCGTGAGCTAGGCGGCGTCCACTTGGCGATGGAATTCCTGAGCAAGAACACGAAGAGCTTGCTCGATTCCGAGCACGCCGACGGTGCATTCATTTCCGCCGAAGGTAAGGATGTTATCGTCATCGGCGGCGGCGATACGGGTACGGACTGCGTGGGCACATCTTTGCGTCATAAAGCGAAGAGTGTTACACAGTTTGAGATTATGCCGAAGTCGCCGGACACACGTCCAGCGAACAATCCTTGGCCGGAATGGCCAAAAGTTCACAAGGTGGACTACGGTCAACAAGAAGCGGCTGCGGTGCAAGGCGAAGATCCGCGTCAATACTTAATCAACACGAAGAAATTCGTGGGGGATGAGAATGGCAACTTGAAGGAACTGCACACGGTGCTCATCGAGTGGCAGAAGAACGAGAAGGGTGGGTTCGTTCCTGTGGAAGTACCGGGCAGCGAGAAAGTATACCCAGCTCAGCTGGTACTGATCGCGATGGGCTTCACAGGACCGGAGAACACGGTGCTGGATCAACTCGGTGTCGTCAAAGACGAGCGTTCCAACGCGAAAGCGGACTACGGTAAGTTTGCGACGAGCGTGGACGGTATCTTTGCCGCCGGTGACATGCGTCGTGGGCAAAGCCTCGTGGTCTGGGCGATCAACGAAGGCCGCGCAGCGGCTCGTGAAGTGGATCGTTACTTAATGGGATCATCGAATTTACCATAA
- the gltB gene encoding glutamate synthase large subunit, with the protein MTKIGLPPKQGLYDPGFEHDACGIGFVANIKGVKSHEIVKQALRVLCNLDHRGGQGSEPNTGDGAGILMQIPDTYLQSACEEENIKLPAAGSYGVGMVYLPQDLEARQACESIIERIVKQEGQQFLGWRTVPTDNSSLRDSAKSAEPFVRQVFIGQSEDVTSNLDFERKLYIIRKLSENAIKLSRRDSQFYYSSLSSRTIVYKGMLTPEQVDAYYMELQDEKVDSALALVHSRFSTNTFPSWERAHPYRYLIHNGEINTLRGNVNWMHARQAMCETELFGDDFKRILPVIDTDGSDSQMFDNTLEFLMLSGRSLPHAAMMMVPEPWSKHETMDDEKKAFYEYHSTLMEPWDGPAAIAFTDGSQIGAILDRNGLRPSRYYVTTDDLIVLASEVGVLDIEPERILYKDRLRPGRMLLVDTVEGRIVTDEEIKSRIAGEQPYRDWLNEHLVSLEDLEDAPIVLGSDHDTVLQRQHAFGYTFEQLRKTLEPMAKTGVDPIGSMGTDAPLAVLSDRPQLLYNYFKQLFAQVTNPPIDANFEEIITAQGTTIGPERNLINPEPESCRQIRLQSPFLSNKELAKLRHIKRDGFKTVTLPTLFEAAEGTEGLENAMQALYAAADQAIVEGASLLILSDRGVDSRKAPIPALLATSGLHHHLIRQGTRTKVSLLVESGEPREVHHFALLLGYGAGAINPYLALETLDNMIARKQLVGVDIEKATYNYMKAVTKGVVKVLAKMGISTIQSYRGAQIFEAIGLSQELIDSYFTWTHTPVGGIGIDIVAKEALIRHNRAFSEQEGRDKVLDTGGDLQWRRDGEDHLYTPETVHALQSAVRTNNYAMYKNFSKLIKREDEKYMALRGLLSFKEGRQPIPIEEVEPIESIFKRFKTGAMSYGSISKEAHETIAIAMNRIGGKSNTGEGGEHPERFTPDANGDLRRSAIKQVASGRFGVTSHYLVNADEIQIKMAQGAKPGEGGQLPGTKVYPWVAEVRGVTPGVGLISPPPHHDIYSIEDLAELIHDLKNANPRARISVKLVSEVGVGTIAAGVAKGKADVVLISGYDGGTGASPQTSIRHAGLPWELGLAETHQTLVLNNLRSRIVVETDGKLMTGRDVVVAALLGAEEFGFATTPLITIGCVMMRVCHLDTCPVGVATQNPELRKKFAGDPQHVVNFMTFIAQDVREMMAELGFRTIEEMVGRTDVLESKQAVEHWKAKGVDLSPLLHQPDMGEDVGRFCQMSQDHGLDRSLDVTKLLDICGPAIERKEHVHAILPIKNVNRVVGTIVGSEVTRRHGVDGLPHDTIRLHFNGSAGQSFGAFVPKGITLSLEGDANDYVGKGLSGGKLAIFPSSKSHFVPEDNVIIGNTAFYGATDGDAYIRGIAGERFCVRNSGVRAVVEGVGDHGCEYMTGGRVVVLGSTGRNFAAGMSGGIAYVLDEKGDFSSKVNKEMVYLEQLEETYEMNELKTMIQHHATFTDSSVAHQVIQHWDEYVWKFVKVIPKDYKRMFDAIEKVKRSGLSQQEAIMVAFEANMRDVSRVGGN; encoded by the coding sequence ATGACTAAAATTGGATTACCTCCCAAACAGGGATTGTACGATCCGGGGTTTGAGCATGATGCATGCGGTATTGGCTTTGTCGCCAATATCAAAGGTGTCAAATCACATGAAATCGTCAAGCAGGCGCTTCGTGTCCTTTGTAATTTAGATCATCGCGGTGGTCAAGGCAGTGAACCGAATACGGGTGACGGGGCAGGAATATTGATGCAAATCCCGGATACATATCTTCAGTCCGCTTGTGAGGAGGAGAATATTAAACTCCCTGCTGCTGGCAGCTATGGTGTCGGTATGGTTTATTTACCTCAGGATTTGGAGGCGCGCCAAGCATGTGAAAGTATAATTGAGCGAATTGTCAAACAAGAAGGTCAGCAGTTCCTCGGATGGAGAACCGTTCCAACGGATAACAGTTCCTTGCGGGATTCTGCCAAGTCTGCAGAGCCGTTTGTACGCCAAGTCTTCATCGGTCAAAGTGAGGATGTTACAAGCAACTTAGATTTTGAGCGTAAGTTATATATCATTCGTAAGCTGTCTGAAAACGCTATCAAATTATCTCGTCGTGATTCGCAATTTTACTATTCTAGCTTGTCTAGCAGAACGATTGTATATAAAGGAATGTTAACGCCTGAGCAAGTGGATGCTTATTACATGGAATTGCAAGATGAGAAAGTAGACTCCGCACTCGCACTCGTTCACTCCCGCTTTAGTACGAACACATTCCCTAGCTGGGAACGTGCACATCCGTACCGCTATTTGATTCATAATGGTGAAATTAATACCCTGCGCGGCAATGTGAACTGGATGCATGCCCGTCAGGCTATGTGCGAAACCGAACTATTCGGCGATGATTTCAAACGCATTCTTCCTGTTATTGATACCGATGGCTCCGATTCACAAATGTTTGATAATACATTGGAATTCCTCATGCTTTCTGGACGTTCGCTACCGCATGCAGCGATGATGATGGTACCGGAACCTTGGTCCAAACATGAAACGATGGATGATGAGAAGAAGGCTTTCTACGAGTACCACAGTACGCTGATGGAGCCGTGGGATGGTCCAGCAGCCATTGCTTTCACCGATGGCAGTCAAATTGGAGCAATCCTTGACCGTAATGGCTTGCGGCCATCGCGTTACTATGTAACTACCGACGATTTAATCGTACTGGCTTCAGAAGTGGGTGTCTTGGATATTGAGCCTGAGCGTATCCTGTACAAAGATCGTCTCAGACCTGGACGCATGCTGCTTGTCGATACGGTAGAAGGCCGCATCGTGACGGATGAGGAAATCAAAAGCCGCATCGCTGGCGAACAGCCCTATCGTGATTGGCTGAACGAACACCTAGTTTCACTTGAAGACTTGGAAGATGCGCCAATCGTGCTCGGTTCCGATCATGACACGGTACTTCAGCGTCAGCATGCATTTGGCTATACCTTCGAACAACTGCGTAAGACACTGGAGCCCATGGCCAAAACGGGTGTAGACCCCATTGGTTCAATGGGGACAGATGCACCGCTTGCTGTGCTTTCCGATCGACCGCAGCTGTTATATAACTATTTCAAGCAATTGTTTGCGCAGGTTACCAACCCGCCGATCGATGCGAATTTCGAAGAAATTATTACAGCTCAAGGCACGACAATCGGTCCTGAGCGTAATCTGATTAACCCTGAACCGGAGAGCTGTCGACAAATACGTTTGCAATCACCGTTTCTTTCTAATAAAGAGTTGGCGAAGCTGCGTCATATTAAGCGCGATGGCTTCAAAACAGTTACCTTGCCTACGCTATTCGAGGCGGCCGAAGGCACAGAGGGGCTGGAAAATGCTATGCAAGCCCTTTATGCTGCAGCTGATCAAGCCATTGTGGAAGGCGCTTCGTTACTGATTCTTTCAGACCGCGGAGTGGATAGCCGCAAAGCACCGATTCCGGCGCTTCTAGCGACTTCGGGTCTTCATCACCATTTGATTCGCCAAGGGACACGGACCAAAGTTAGCTTGCTTGTAGAGTCGGGCGAACCGCGGGAAGTGCACCACTTTGCTTTGCTGCTCGGTTATGGCGCAGGGGCTATTAACCCTTATCTCGCGTTGGAAACGTTAGACAACATGATTGCGCGCAAGCAGCTAGTTGGCGTTGATATTGAGAAAGCGACGTATAACTACATGAAAGCGGTGACGAAGGGCGTTGTTAAAGTCCTGGCGAAAATGGGTATCTCCACGATTCAGAGTTATCGCGGGGCGCAAATTTTCGAAGCGATTGGACTTAGCCAAGAGCTCATCGATTCGTATTTCACGTGGACACACACACCTGTTGGCGGGATTGGCATCGATATTGTGGCTAAGGAAGCTTTGATCCGCCACAACCGCGCTTTCTCCGAGCAAGAGGGACGCGATAAGGTGCTCGATACCGGTGGTGACCTGCAGTGGCGCCGAGATGGAGAAGATCATCTCTATACACCGGAAACGGTGCATGCCTTACAATCAGCCGTTCGTACGAACAACTACGCGATGTATAAGAATTTCTCGAAGCTCATCAAACGTGAGGATGAGAAATATATGGCTCTACGCGGACTTCTGAGCTTCAAGGAAGGCCGGCAACCGATCCCGATCGAAGAAGTGGAGCCGATCGAGTCGATCTTTAAGCGCTTCAAGACGGGAGCCATGTCCTATGGCTCCATTAGCAAAGAAGCGCATGAGACGATCGCGATTGCGATGAATCGCATCGGCGGCAAGAGCAATACGGGCGAGGGCGGCGAGCATCCGGAGCGTTTCACGCCGGATGCGAACGGCGACCTTCGCCGCAGCGCAATCAAGCAGGTGGCGTCCGGCCGCTTCGGCGTCACAAGCCACTATCTCGTCAATGCTGACGAGATTCAGATCAAGATGGCGCAGGGCGCGAAGCCCGGCGAGGGCGGTCAGCTCCCGGGAACCAAGGTGTACCCTTGGGTGGCCGAGGTTCGCGGTGTTACGCCAGGCGTAGGCTTAATCTCGCCGCCGCCGCATCACGATATTTATTCGATCGAGGATCTAGCTGAGCTGATCCACGATCTCAAGAATGCCAACCCGCGGGCACGGATCAGCGTGAAGCTGGTATCCGAAGTCGGTGTTGGCACCATCGCTGCCGGCGTAGCCAAAGGGAAAGCGGACGTTGTCCTCATCTCCGGCTACGACGGAGGAACAGGCGCGTCGCCGCAGACGAGTATTCGTCACGCGGGACTGCCGTGGGAGCTCGGTCTGGCGGAGACGCATCAGACGCTCGTGCTCAACAACCTGCGCAGCCGTATCGTCGTCGAGACGGACGGCAAGCTGATGACGGGGCGCGACGTTGTCGTAGCTGCCCTGCTTGGGGCTGAGGAGTTCGGCTTCGCTACAACTCCGCTCATTACTATTGGCTGCGTGATGATGCGCGTGTGTCATCTGGATACCTGTCCGGTTGGGGTTGCTACGCAAAATCCGGAGCTTCGCAAGAAATTTGCCGGGGACCCGCAGCATGTGGTGAATTTCATGACCTTCATCGCACAGGATGTGCGTGAGATGATGGCTGAGCTTGGCTTCCGCACCATCGAAGAGATGGTCGGCCGCACAGATGTGTTGGAGTCTAAGCAAGCTGTTGAACACTGGAAAGCCAAAGGTGTCGATTTATCGCCACTTCTGCATCAACCGGATATGGGCGAGGACGTTGGCCGTTTCTGCCAAATGTCGCAAGATCACGGATTAGATCGCTCTTTGGACGTAACGAAGCTGCTCGATATTTGTGGACCTGCGATTGAACGCAAGGAGCATGTGCATGCGATCCTGCCAATTAAGAATGTTAACCGTGTTGTCGGAACGATTGTAGGTAGCGAAGTTACACGTCGTCACGGCGTGGACGGCTTACCGCACGATACCATCCGTCTTCACTTTAATGGTTCTGCAGGACAAAGCTTCGGTGCTTTTGTACCGAAAGGGATCACACTTTCGTTGGAAGGCGATGCCAATGATTACGTTGGTAAAGGATTATCCGGTGGTAAACTGGCTATTTTCCCTTCCAGTAAGTCGCACTTTGTTCCGGAAGACAACGTAATTATTGGAAATACCGCGTTCTATGGCGCAACCGACGGGGATGCTTACATCCGGGGGATTGCAGGCGAGCGTTTCTGCGTAAGAAACAGCGGCGTGAGAGCGGTTGTCGAAGGTGTTGGCGACCATGGTTGTGAATACATGACAGGCGGCCGTGTTGTTGTTCTCGGTTCTACGGGCCGCAACTTCGCAGCAGGGATGTCAGGCGGTATCGCCTATGTGCTGGATGAGAAGGGCGATTTCTCAAGTAAGGTGAACAAAGAAATGGTTTACCTAGAACAGTTGGAAGAAACGTATGAAATGAACGAACTGAAAACGATGATTCAGCATCATGCCACATTTACGGATAGCAGCGTTGCCCACCAAGTTATTCAGCACTGGGATGAGTACGTTTGGAAGTTCGTGAAGGTTATACCGAAGGACTACAAACGGATGTTTGATGCTATCGAAAAGGTGAAACGTTCCGGACTAAGCCAACAAGAAGCGATCATGGTTGCTTTCGAGGCGAATATGAGGGACGTATCTCGTGTCGGTGGAAATTAA
- a CDS encoding HD domain-containing protein — protein MSIQHTFSTGTIWEPLYQWQMKAHPIEVELFRSQPVRRLKFLHHFGASALFSPMTHSRFEHTVGVWSLMAHFCPDEPHLRIAALLHDIGHLPFSHAVERTLGYDHHQQTEQLIRRGVIADILIKHGISPPSIVDILNQDSPLTNKTTLLGLDHLDSFLRDTYYAGQQVRPPSEIVKGLRLRGHYVEADEDTAAALVHAVVEDHRLFLNPQFLAMDALLAKAAAHHCESNPGMKERIPSLMDHELIQELLQSSNAISREIMHVLMYEPERIQITGEPVPGSIEVKIRKPYKKQPLIGDKLASEASFQSAVKLAELDSMNATYFFTI, from the coding sequence TTGAGTATACAGCATACTTTTTCAACCGGAACGATCTGGGAGCCTCTTTATCAATGGCAAATGAAGGCCCATCCGATTGAAGTTGAGCTTTTCCGGTCGCAGCCGGTTCGCCGTCTGAAGTTTCTGCATCACTTTGGGGCATCTGCGCTTTTTTCACCAATGACACATTCCCGTTTTGAACATACCGTAGGTGTCTGGTCATTGATGGCTCACTTTTGCCCAGATGAACCTCATCTGCGTATTGCTGCGCTTCTACATGATATTGGACACTTGCCATTCTCCCATGCGGTTGAGAGAACACTTGGGTACGATCATCATCAGCAGACTGAGCAATTGATTAGGCGTGGCGTTATTGCTGATATTCTTATCAAGCACGGCATTTCTCCTCCGTCTATCGTGGATATTTTGAATCAAGACAGCCCTCTTACGAATAAAACAACGCTTCTTGGGCTTGATCATCTTGATAGCTTTCTAAGAGATACTTATTACGCCGGACAACAAGTACGTCCACCCTCTGAGATTGTCAAAGGGCTTCGCTTGCGCGGTCATTATGTGGAGGCTGACGAAGATACGGCTGCTGCGCTCGTTCATGCGGTTGTCGAGGACCACCGGCTCTTTCTGAACCCACAGTTCCTTGCGATGGATGCTCTGCTGGCCAAGGCCGCTGCTCATCACTGCGAGTCGAATCCCGGCATGAAGGAACGTATTCCTTCCCTTATGGATCATGAATTGATCCAGGAACTTTTGCAAAGCAGCAATGCGATTTCCAGGGAAATCATGCATGTGCTGATGTACGAGCCTGAGCGGATTCAAATCACAGGGGAGCCTGTTCCAGGCAGTATAGAAGTCAAAATTCGAAAGCCTTACAAGAAACAGCCACTGATCGGCGATAAGCTCGCCTCAGAAGCCAGCTTCCAATCCGCTGTCAAATTGGCAGAGCTCGATAGCATGAACGCCACTTACTTTTTTACCATCTAA
- a CDS encoding thymidine kinase, translating to MAKLYFRYGTMNSGKSIEVLRVAHNYEEQGKKVLLLTSVVDDRFGVGKVVSRIGMQKVAIVVDKDLDMIALASTERPNCILVDEAQFLNKEQVAQLIEIVDELDIPVIAYGLRADFMGQLFEGSDALLAVADTIEEIKTVCWYCDKKAIMNMRCKDGEPIFHGEQIQIGGNESYVPVCRKCYASKRKSSQI from the coding sequence TTGGCAAAATTGTATTTCCGTTATGGCACAATGAACAGTGGTAAATCAATTGAAGTTTTACGAGTCGCTCACAATTATGAAGAACAAGGTAAGAAAGTACTGCTTCTCACGTCCGTGGTAGATGATCGTTTTGGGGTTGGCAAAGTTGTCTCCCGAATCGGCATGCAAAAGGTCGCTATCGTGGTAGACAAGGACTTGGATATGATTGCACTCGCGAGCACAGAACGCCCAAACTGCATTTTGGTTGACGAAGCGCAGTTTTTGAATAAAGAGCAGGTTGCTCAATTAATTGAAATTGTGGATGAATTGGATATTCCCGTTATTGCTTATGGGCTCAGGGCTGATTTCATGGGGCAATTATTCGAAGGAAGCGATGCCTTATTAGCAGTAGCTGACACGATTGAGGAGATCAAAACCGTTTGCTGGTACTGCGACAAAAAAGCGATTATGAATATGCGCTGCAAAGACGGGGAACCCATCTTCCACGGCGAACAGATTCAAATTGGCGGTAATGAAAGCTATGTGCCTGTGTGTCGTAAATGTTATGCATCTAAGCGGAAGTCATCACAAATTTAA
- a CDS encoding MGDG synthase family glycosyltransferase — MRKKRILLLSEGFGKGHTQAAHALSVELRQSSSDIITRVIELGAFLHPTLAPWIFSAYRRTVTSQPKLYGMLYRNQYEKSPNRVAALILHRIFYSQTKAIIKQLKPDIIVCTHPFPSIIVSRLKRAGLAVPLFTVITDYDVHGTWIDSAVDKYLVSTPLVRERMIGRGVPETHVEVTGIPVHPNFRLEHSKEQIRQEFGLKAMPTVMVMGGGWGVFKKEEKEELLTYLASWSKDIQLLICLGTNEKARQQLLEEDVFRQPNVHLIGYTSEINKLMDISDLLITKPGGMTCTEAMAKGIPMLFYSPIPGQEEKNCDYFQEQGYGQKIISLEMIDHWFKLLLEQYPELVKRRMDIRNHRKYTAQDCSAAIIQYLKLSEKRPYMQASTTTPLIQWY, encoded by the coding sequence TTGCGAAAAAAACGGATTTTGCTCTTATCCGAGGGCTTCGGGAAAGGTCACACACAAGCGGCTCACGCGCTTTCAGTGGAGCTAAGACAAAGCTCATCTGACATTATCACACGCGTGATCGAACTTGGCGCTTTTTTGCATCCTACCTTAGCACCTTGGATCTTTTCGGCATACCGCCGCACGGTTACATCACAACCCAAACTCTATGGTATGCTTTACCGTAATCAATATGAAAAGTCGCCTAACCGCGTTGCAGCGCTTATTCTGCATCGTATTTTCTACTCCCAAACGAAAGCAATCATCAAGCAGCTAAAACCGGATATCATCGTTTGCACGCATCCTTTTCCGAGCATTATCGTCTCACGTCTCAAAAGAGCTGGACTTGCTGTTCCGCTCTTCACCGTCATCACCGATTATGACGTTCATGGCACGTGGATTGATTCAGCAGTGGACAAATATCTGGTTTCTACACCATTGGTGAGAGAACGCATGATAGGCCGCGGTGTGCCGGAAACGCATGTTGAGGTCACAGGGATTCCTGTGCATCCTAATTTCCGTTTGGAACATAGCAAAGAGCAGATTCGCCAAGAATTTGGTCTAAAAGCCATGCCCACTGTTATGGTTATGGGCGGCGGTTGGGGTGTATTTAAAAAGGAAGAAAAGGAAGAACTGCTGACATATTTGGCAAGCTGGAGCAAGGATATTCAGCTTCTAATCTGCCTGGGGACGAATGAAAAGGCGCGTCAACAACTGCTCGAGGAAGATGTGTTCCGGCAGCCTAACGTACATCTGATCGGTTACACAAGCGAGATTAACAAGCTGATGGACATCTCCGATCTGCTCATTACGAAGCCGGGTGGGATGACCTGTACAGAAGCGATGGCCAAAGGCATTCCGATGTTGTTCTACAGCCCCATTCCTGGTCAAGAAGAGAAGAACTGCGACTATTTTCAGGAACAGGGTTATGGTCAGAAAATTATTTCGCTAGAGATGATAGATCACTGGTTCAAATTGCTGCTTGAACAGTATCCGGAACTAGTGAAACGTAGAATGGATATCCGTAACCATCGAAAATATACGGCGCAAGACTGCTCCGCGGCGATCATTCAATATTTAAAGTTATCGGAGAAGCGCCCCTATATGCAGGCATCAACAACAACACCGCTCATACAATGGTATTAA
- a CDS encoding polysaccharide deacetylase family protein codes for MQPAVNASSAPKKDRAYYETRGEIVWEVNTDEKVIALTFDDGPHPEYTAQILELLKQYEAKATFFVVGNKVKLYPDVLNQTIREGHEIANHTYSHAYLSKKNNMKKEINQTEELIHDTTGKRCLLFRPPGGFYNERLVATVRAEGYKMIMWSWQLDTKDWSTPGVNKIVDRVLKNAKNGNIVLFHDYIEGPTQTIAALKIILPELKNRGYQLVTVSQLLNYNKALPAKIH; via the coding sequence ATGCAGCCTGCTGTTAATGCTAGTTCTGCTCCTAAGAAAGATCGAGCTTATTACGAGACACGCGGAGAAATCGTTTGGGAAGTAAACACCGATGAAAAAGTCATTGCACTAACATTCGACGATGGTCCTCACCCTGAGTACACAGCTCAAATCCTGGAACTGCTCAAACAATACGAGGCTAAAGCCACTTTTTTCGTTGTTGGTAATAAAGTAAAACTTTATCCTGACGTTCTAAATCAAACTATACGAGAGGGCCATGAGATAGCTAATCATACCTATAGCCACGCTTATCTAAGCAAAAAAAACAACATGAAAAAAGAAATTAATCAAACAGAGGAACTTATCCATGACACAACAGGAAAGCGGTGCCTATTATTTCGCCCACCTGGCGGTTTTTATAACGAGCGGCTTGTAGCTACTGTCCGAGCAGAAGGCTATAAGATGATTATGTGGAGTTGGCAATTGGATACAAAGGATTGGAGTACACCAGGGGTCAACAAAATTGTAGATCGCGTATTAAAGAATGCGAAGAACGGAAATATTGTGTTATTTCATGACTATATTGAAGGTCCTACACAGACCATAGCAGCCTTGAAGATCATTTTGCCAGAATTAAAAAATAGGGGTTATCAGTTAGTTACCGTTTCACAACTACTAAACTATAACAAAGCTCTCCCAGCAAAAATTCATTAG
- a CDS encoding polysaccharide deacetylase family protein codes for MAYFKLRYCLILCALPVLFGFTASAGDSVMTEIMNEAPKKRILPISARIDRVEGAIPGYNGLEVDIQKTYEMNKNNLGGRSIHYVYKEIPPEIHLNQLGAAPIYRGNPQKPMVSFMINVAWGNEYLPLILDTLDKHQVKTTFFLDGSWLKKNLTTAKQILSRGHELSNHAYSHKSMSQLSNSQAYQEISKTEKLLSQELQVKNRWFAPPSGDFDKETVEVAHSMKLNTVLWTLDTIDWRNPSPQSIVQKIHTKVDKGFLILMHPTRSASKALDGMITAAKNKGLHVGTVSDVLSTNRVPVGEQYFGTE; via the coding sequence ATGGCATATTTTAAGCTGCGTTATTGTTTGATACTTTGTGCCCTGCCTGTTTTGTTCGGATTCACGGCATCCGCTGGCGACTCCGTCATGACCGAGATCATGAATGAAGCTCCGAAGAAGCGAATATTACCTATTTCCGCCAGAATAGATCGTGTTGAGGGCGCTATCCCTGGTTACAATGGTCTGGAAGTCGATATTCAAAAGACATACGAAATGAACAAGAATAATCTTGGCGGCAGATCTATTCATTATGTTTATAAGGAAATACCTCCTGAGATTCATCTTAATCAGTTGGGAGCAGCCCCTATTTATCGCGGCAACCCTCAAAAACCTATGGTTTCGTTCATGATTAATGTTGCCTGGGGAAATGAGTATCTCCCTCTGATTCTCGATACATTGGATAAGCATCAGGTGAAAACAACTTTCTTCCTGGACGGATCTTGGCTTAAAAAGAATCTGACCACGGCCAAACAAATCCTAAGCCGCGGCCATGAATTATCCAATCATGCTTATTCTCATAAAAGCATGAGTCAATTAAGCAATAGCCAAGCTTACCAAGAAATCTCGAAAACCGAGAAACTGCTCTCTCAAGAACTGCAAGTAAAAAATCGATGGTTTGCTCCGCCGTCGGGTGATTTCGATAAAGAGACGGTTGAAGTTGCTCATAGTATGAAGCTGAATACGGTGCTGTGGACGTTAGATACGATAGATTGGAGAAATCCAAGCCCGCAATCCATTGTTCAAAAAATACATACAAAAGTGGATAAAGGATTCTTAATCCTCATGCATCCTACTCGATCAGCAAGTAAAGCCTTGGACGGCATGATTACCGCTGCCAAGAATAAAGGATTGCATGTAGGGACTGTAAGTGATGTATTATCTACAAATCGGGTTCCCGTTGGTGAGCAGTACTTTGGGACCGAATGA